The genome window ACGAGCACCGGGGGTGCGCCGAGCTCGGCAAGATATGGGTCGATGTAGGTGATCACGCCGAGGTAACCCATCATCATGAGCGCCCATGCAACGGCCAGGCGTCCCACGCCGGGCTGGCGAAGCGTTTCCATGATGGAGACGCGTGCCTCTCTCTGGGTGCGGAAACTGGGGACGGTGACCCACAGCAGGACAGCGCAGATCAAGGCTAGGCCCGCAGCGGCATGGAAGGTGGCCTGCCAGCCGAAAGTCGTTCCGATGATTGAGGTGAGAGGGGCTCCGACGGCGATGCCGACGGTGTTGGCGCCAATTACGATCGCGAGAGCCTTCCCACGGTGGTCGGGGTGGACGACGCGCATGGCAACAACTGGGCTGAGCACCATCAGCAGGCCGTGCGCACCTCCTGCCACGAATCGTGCCACAAGGGCCGGAGCGAGCTCGCTCGAGACCGCCACGGCAACATTGCTGAGGGCAAAGATGAGTAGCGCCGCACTGAGTACGTTCCTGCGGTTGAAGCGCAGCACCCAGGCAGTGAGAGGAATGACGAGTACGGCATTGCCGACTGAGTAGAGAGCGGTAAGTGATCCGGCCGTCGCGACATCGCTGCCGAGGTCTGGTGCCATACGGGTGAG of Arthrobacter sp. JZ12 contains these proteins:
- a CDS encoding MFS transporter; this encodes MTSSNTPSRSTPLTAWLTLFVLATAGFLALAVELSPAGLLTRMAPDLGSDVATAGSLTALYSVGNAVLVIPLTAWVLRFNRRNVLSAALLIFALSNVAVAVSSELAPALVARFVAGGAHGLLMVLSPVVAMRVVHPDHRGKALAIVIGANTVGIAVGAPLTSIIGTTFGWQATFHAAAGLALICAVLLWVTVPSFRTQREARVSIMETLRQPGVGRLAVAWALMMMGYLGVITYIDPYLAELGAPPVLVSGALFVFGVAGLIGVWAAARIASKSRMIALVSMPSVMVVALAAMALAISNIGIILLLLAFWGAGFAGAILINQQVLLQVGWRAPETAGSIGVVFSQAGMAVGSVLGGVVLSTTGVLTVPLLGAVSIAVAMLLFIGLSKTVRHATQDQAKSENEQQLVPALGS